In a single window of the Biomphalaria glabrata chromosome 5, xgBioGlab47.1, whole genome shotgun sequence genome:
- the LOC106064967 gene encoding patched domain-containing protein 3-like isoform X4 codes for MKCLWNCHRFFLRCFYHYGYFLASHPAWFLILPIVMCTVLAVGFIKYSPERDVEVLYAPINSRAVQDRQKVMDTFPDLSATNYQAFSLNKLLSQGVVIFKSRNDMSILTPEVLQELEAFRDDVMALRVLNDKYNFTFEEVCLRRANQANCVFEGDILLAPYFKLSLRDGNVTYPLWRFGNQGLDLSLYISNVNLTHNVFLKSAGSVKLTFPLRQDTPEMKAMSSAWEAKFLEFMKEANYSSLEAAFSTSQSLNIELDKGTKGDILYFSLTFTLMITYACLVSAGGDCISTRAFLASAGVFAAGVGIMGAFGLITYAGVSFVNIVGVMPFLTLGIGVDDMFLLMGTWSETTAVKGLTIPERIGLVFKKAGVGITITSLTDCLAFAVGSMSVFKSVQNFCIYTGAGVLLCYICNATFFAACLTYHGRRVYSGLHTVTCKKVESRATLKNEGNGCVYAYMCGGSIPEGPNDDQSVCEKAPKFLLTNFVLFKPIRIIILIFFAIYLGVSIWGCTKLEQGLELKHLVLESSYFHKFQVWDTEEFGSKLPIAFVTIGEKDYKDPRTLENIVNLLTETKKDKFIDKYIDNCWLQALKQTPFYNNTDDDVFFDGLNRFLFYRPGFRNDIVFGEDNKSIIASRCHAYSLKITDSNDQASLMTRMRDLADSSSANVFAYHPAFVYFEQYLSIMSSTLQTVGVTLAVMFVVTCVFIPQPMIVVIVMVQVVMIVTGIFGFMAHWGLTLSSVTMIHLIMSVGFSVDFCAHVCTAYIVSEEKSREDRARDAIVHASGPIFNGGVSSILGVVMLYFTESYIFQSFFKIMVLVIGFGVLHAVFLIPVVLAYFGPSTYVDLEDRMSQSPTSNSVNPQDALNDHNQASIKGSAASSVVSNKKKKNSTASSKLSNKEINLQDFLPDNHSEVSSFHSKSQD; via the exons ATGAAATGTCTCTGGAATTGTCACCGGTTCTTCCTGAGGTGCTTCTACCACTATGGCTACTTCCTTGCCAGCCATCCAGCTTGGTTTTTGATCTTGCCAATCGTCATGTGCACCGTCCTAGCCGTGGGGTTTATAAAGTATAGCCCAGAACGAGATGTAG AAGTTTTGTACGCACCAATCAACTCAAGGGCTGTACAAGATCGGCAAAAAGTAATGGACACATTCCCTGACCTCTCGGCTACCAACTATCAGGCATTCAGTCTTAACAAACTTTTGTCTCAAGGTGTCGTCATATTTAAAAGTAGAAATGATATGTCTATACTGACTCCAGAAGTACTGCAAGAACTTGAA GCTTTCCGAGATGATGTCATGGCACTCAGAGTGCTCAatgataaatataattttacatttgaaGAAGTTTGTTTACGCAGAGCCAATCAGGCAAACTGTGTGTTTGAAGGAGACATTTTGTTAGCTCCATATTTCAA ATTGTCATTGAGGGATGGCAATGTGACGTATCCATTGTGGAGGTTTGGCAATCAGGGCTTGGACTTAAGTTTGTACATCAGCAATGTCAACCTAACCCACAATGTTTTCCTGAAATCTGCTGGCAGTGTAAAGCTTACATTTCCCCTGAGGCAGGACACGCCAGAGATGAAAGCCATGTCATCAGCCTGGGAGGCCAAATTTTTAGAGTTCATGAAAGAGGCTAATTATTCCAGTCTAGAG GCTGCCTTCTCCACATCTCAATCTCTCAATATAGAGTTAGACAAAGGAACTAAAGGAGACATTTTATACTTTTCCTTGACCTTCACCTTGATGATAACTTATGCCTGTTTAGTCAGTGCAG gtGGTGACTGTATTTCTACCAGAGCTTTTCTCGCTAGTGCAGGAGTTTTTGCTGCTGGTGTTGGAATTATGGGAGCTTTTGGTTTGATAACATACGCTGGTGTTAGTTTTGTCAATATAGTTGGAGTGATGCCATTTTTAACACTTG GCATAGGTGTGGATGATATGTTTCTGTTAATGGGGACATGGAGTGAAACTACAGCAGTCAAAGGCTTAACAATCCCAGAGAGAATTGGACTTGTTTTCAAAAAGGCTGGTGTTGGAATTACCATAACATCAT TGACTGACTGTCTGGCATTTGCCGTTGGCTCCATGAGTGTCTTCAAGAGTGTGCAGAACTTTTGTATCTACACAG GTGCTGGTGTGCTTCTTTGTTACATTTGTAATGCCACCTTTTTTGCTGCATGTCTGACATATCATGGGCGACGGGTCTATTCTGGCCTGCACACTGTAACCTGTAAGAAAGTGGAGTCAAGGGCTACGCTGAAAAATGAAGGTAATGGATGTGTCTATGCCTACATGTGTGGAGGGTCCATACCTGAGGGACCTAATGATGACCAAAGTGTATGTGAAAAAGCGCCAAAGTTTTTACTTACCAA TTTTGTCTTGTTCAAGCCAATTCGAATTATTATCCTGATTTTCTTTGCTATATACTTGGGTGTGTCAATTTGGGGCTGCACTAAGCTAGAGCAGGGCCTGGAACTCAAGCACCTTGTTTTGGAATCTTCCTATTTTCATAAGTTCCAG GTATGGGATACAGAAGAATTTGGTTCAAAACTTCCCATTGCTTTTGTCACTATTGGAGAGAAAGATTACAAGGATCCTAGAACTCTAGAG AATATTGTGAACCTGCTTACTGAAACCAAGAAGGACAAGTTCATTGATAAATACATTGACAACTGTTGGTTGCAAGCATTGAAACAGACTCCATTTTACAACAATACTGATGATGATGTTTTCTTTGATGGCCTGAACCGATTTCTTTTCTATCGACCTGGTTTCAGAAATGACATTGTTTTTGGGGAGGACAATAAGTCTATTATAGCCTCACGCTGTCATGCTTATTCATTGAAG ATCACTGACTCCAATGATCAGGCCAGTTTGATGACTAGAATGAGAGATCTGGCTGATTCTTCCTCAGCAAATGTATTTGCCTATCACCCAGCCTTTGTCTACTTTGAGCAGTATCTGTCCATCATGTCCAGCACATTACAAACTGTTGGGGTGACTCTAGCAG TGATGTTCGTGGTGACCTGCGTCTTCATTCCGCAACCAATGATTGTGGTCATTGTTATGGTCCAGGTGGTCATGATAGTCACTGGAATATTTGGCTTCATGGCCCACTGGGGTCTGACCCTCAGCTCTGTCACCATGATCCACCTCATCATGAGTGTTGGCTTCTCAGTGGACTTTTG TGCTCACGTCTGCACAGCTTATATTGTATCAGAAGAGAAATCTCGAGAAGATCGTGCCAGGGATGCCATAGTTCATGCATCAGGCCCAATCTTCAATGGAGGTGTCTCATCCATACTTGGAGTTGTCATGCTCTACTTCACCGAGTCCTACATTTTCCagtctttctttaaaatcaTGGTGCTAGTCATTGGTTTTGGAGTCCTCCATGCTGTGTTCCTCATCCCTGTGGTCCTGGCCTACTTTGGGCCCAGCACTTATGTAGACCTTGAAGACAGAATGTCACAGTCACCTACCAGTAATTCAGTCAATCCACAGGATGCTCTTAATGATCACAATCAAGCATCAATTAAAGGAAGCGCTGCATCATCAGTAGtttctaataagaaaaaaaaaaattcaacagcTTCAAGTAAACTGAgtaataaagaaattaatttacaaGATTTCCTGCCTGATAATCACTCTGAGGTATCTTCATTTCATAGTAAATCACAAGATTAA